Part of the Pyricularia oryzae 70-15 chromosome 3, whole genome shotgun sequence genome, GGCCATCACCCTGCAGGCTCAGGTGTCTGGCCTCCAGAGCGACTCCAACAACCTCATCAGCGCCCTGaccgacaagaagaaggcctTTGAGGACGCCAGCCTCTGCGGCGTCATCTACCAGCAGTCGGGCGACCTCGGCACCAACGCCAAGTCCCTCATCGACGCCGTCGTCTCAAAGGTGCCCCAGGACGTCCAGTCGCTCGCCCAGCAGGTCGCCTCGGGCTTCTCCAAGACCCTCATGGACACCCAGGCCCAGTTCGCCCCCGGCAACTGCACCAACaagggcaccgccgccgttccCGGCGGCGGCTCCGGCTCCGGCTCCGGCACCCCTGCTGCCTCGGGCTCCGGTGGCGTCGCCGGTGGTGCCTCTAGCAGCGCCCCCACCGGCCAGCCCGTCACTGCCGGTGCTGCCACCTTTGCCGCCCCGGTCGGCTTCGTCATGGCCCTCGCTGCCGCCAGCTTTCTTTTGTAAATAGCATGTTTGTAGCGTTGCATTGCGGGACCGAGCCTCAAGCTTTTTGACAAAGTATGGATCCGGTTCCGAGAAAAGGTTCCAGCTCACGACGGAGAATCTCTTGTCGGATGGAAGGGAGTGTAAGAGACCCATGAATTAGAGCGTCCGCACGAGTTGTTTTGATAGTGTCTTGACTGGTTTTCTTGTGTTTAGCTTTTTTTCCAAATTGATGTCATATAATATAACAGACATTGTCATTACATACCCACTTGATGTGCATCCGAGTATTGATTGCTTCTATCTCTGCACTGGGATATCAAATGTGAAACAAAGTTTTGATCGATTCTTGGCAGGTTTTTATGCCCTCAAAACCAGCTGAGTGTTCGCAAAAGTTTGAGCTAGAAATTATCTACAAGAATCAGACGTACCATTCAATCTCCTCTTGTCAACCGCTCAAGTCTGCCTCGTACTGTAGCCCGATGCAGAATAACACGGTCAAGTCATCACCTGAATATCCTCTTCCCTCCAGTCTTGACCGGAAACCTTTCTACGCCGTTCTTTTGTTGTTCCTGCCAAACCCTAAGGGATCCTATTCCCTGGCTCTGAGCGGACGCTTGGTAGCGACGTACCGCTTCTCTGAGATGATCTGGCCGCAGTGGGCCTCGGGGCGGCTCCCGTAGAATAACTTCCCGCTTCTGTCGATCTCTCTCATCGAT contains:
- a CDS encoding cell wall protein encodes the protein MQLSSLLVFVGAVAALDLPTNVRRDAPTKVERDLATISRVVTDVDSKIKDLTDSIKNFNGDPAALSKASSTLTSTLNQGASDVSAGTSITLNEAITLQAQVSGLQSDSNNLISALTDKKKAFEDASLCGVIYQQSGDLGTNAKSLIDAVVSKVPQDVQSLAQQVASGFSKTLMDTQAQFAPGNCTNKGTAAVPGGGSGSGSGTPAASGSGGVAGGASSSAPTGQPVTAGAATFAAPVGFVMALAAASFLLHCHYIPT